In a single window of the Verrucomicrobiia bacterium genome:
- a CDS encoding SDR family oxidoreductase, which translates to MKDLFSMQGKRVLVTGGTRGIGRAITLQFARAGARVLANFVRDQEAATRLEDSAQAEGLAVKTLRADLTSAKGMDTVATAVDADFGTLSGLVHCAATGVHRPFEQLTLRHFDWTLNLNVRAFFELVHRLLPKFESGSSILSVSSEGAVRAVPQYTLIGTSKGALEAMSRHLAAELAPRGIRVNILAPGTVVTDAWQVLPDREARLAEAAKRSALKRLCTLEEVAQAAQFLCSEAASGIVGQTLIVDGGAAVSG; encoded by the coding sequence ATGAAGGATCTTTTCTCCATGCAGGGAAAGCGCGTGTTGGTGACCGGCGGCACGCGCGGCATTGGCCGGGCGATTACGCTGCAATTTGCGCGGGCGGGAGCGCGCGTGCTCGCCAATTTCGTCCGCGATCAGGAAGCGGCGACGCGGCTGGAGGACTCCGCCCAAGCGGAAGGGCTGGCGGTGAAAACGCTGCGGGCCGACCTGACCAGCGCGAAGGGGATGGACACCGTGGCCACCGCGGTGGACGCGGATTTTGGCACGTTGTCCGGCCTGGTGCATTGCGCCGCCACCGGTGTGCATCGTCCGTTCGAGCAACTGACCCTGCGCCATTTCGACTGGACCCTGAATTTGAATGTCCGCGCGTTTTTCGAGCTCGTGCACCGGCTGCTCCCCAAGTTCGAGTCCGGTTCGAGCATCCTGAGCGTCTCCTCGGAAGGCGCGGTGCGGGCGGTGCCCCAATACACCTTGATTGGCACCAGCAAAGGCGCGTTGGAAGCGATGTCGCGTCATCTCGCCGCGGAACTGGCGCCGCGGGGCATCCGCGTCAACATTCTGGCGCCCGGCACCGTGGTGACGGATGCCTGGCAGGTTTTGCCCGATCGCGAGGCCCGGCTGGCCGAGGCGGCCAAGCGCTCGGCCCTCAAGCGCCTGTGCACGCTGGAGGAAGTGGCGCAGGCGGCCCAGTTCCTGTGCAGTGAGGCGGCGAGTGGCATTGTGGGCCAGACGTTGATCGTGGACGGCGGCGCCGCCGTCTCGGGCTGA
- a CDS encoding acyl carrier protein has protein sequence MTDLHQAIRKFVVDHFLFGEDNGLPDDASFLEMGVVDSTGVLELVSHLEQTYQLKVADQDLVPENLDSINSIVNYLRRERPELAAG, from the coding sequence ATGACTGACCTGCACCAAGCGATTCGCAAATTTGTCGTGGACCATTTCCTCTTCGGGGAAGACAACGGCCTGCCGGACGACGCCTCGTTCCTGGAGATGGGCGTGGTGGATTCCACCGGCGTGCTGGAACTCGTGTCCCACCTGGAGCAGACCTACCAGCTCAAGGTGGCCGACCAAGACTTGGTGCCGGAGAATCTGGACTCGATCAACAGCATCGTGAATTACCTCCGCCGCGAACGTCCGGAACTGGCGGCCGGCTGA
- a CDS encoding glycosyltransferase family A protein: MPAQPRFSVVCPVHNRPELVRAAIDSVLAQTFSDYELIVVDDGSTDATPEVVRSYGGRVTLLQQPKSGAEAARYLGVTHARGEYLIGLDSDDLFYPEAFAVYDRTLRAFDDPPVLMAAMSYFEDGQAVPVNPPSDGSIECLRYKDFLSKDQTFGVCYTQLVLQRSTALAMAAVPSTATAFPFDIADVLLRVGTCSPFIKICRPYTVAYRVHATNSIQDLNGLLRKAPCLARYERQGQYPGGSARRFERRSYIGTLCASYALQGLRRKRFGLSAKLVLATAPMVLAGVLKLIKRRFRRRVMPVRLPA, translated from the coding sequence ATGCCAGCACAGCCACGGTTTAGCGTTGTCTGCCCCGTTCACAACCGGCCCGAACTGGTGCGCGCCGCAATTGATTCGGTGCTCGCCCAGACCTTCAGCGATTACGAGTTGATTGTGGTGGACGACGGCTCCACCGATGCGACACCCGAGGTGGTGCGGTCCTACGGCGGGCGCGTCACCCTTTTGCAACAGCCCAAGTCGGGCGCCGAGGCCGCCCGGTATTTGGGGGTGACCCACGCGCGGGGCGAGTATTTGATTGGGCTCGACAGCGACGACCTGTTCTATCCGGAGGCGTTCGCCGTTTACGACCGGACGTTGCGGGCCTTTGACGATCCGCCCGTGTTGATGGCGGCGATGTCCTACTTTGAAGACGGTCAGGCCGTGCCCGTAAACCCGCCTTCGGATGGTTCCATCGAGTGTCTCAGGTATAAGGATTTTCTGTCGAAAGATCAGACATTCGGCGTGTGTTACACCCAGCTCGTTCTCCAGCGCAGCACCGCGCTCGCCATGGCCGCCGTGCCGTCCACCGCGACGGCCTTTCCGTTTGACATCGCGGACGTATTGCTGCGCGTGGGCACCTGTTCGCCGTTCATCAAAATTTGTCGTCCCTACACGGTGGCCTATCGCGTGCATGCCACCAACAGCATCCAGGATCTGAATGGTCTTTTGCGCAAGGCGCCCTGTCTGGCACGCTATGAGCGGCAGGGCCAGTATCCGGGCGGATCGGCGCGACGTTTTGAACGCCGGTCCTACATCGGCACCTTGTGTGCATCGTATGCGTTGCAAGGCTTGCGCCGGAAGCGTTTCGGCCTGTCGGCAAAATTGGTGCTGGCCACCGCGCCCATGGTGCTGGCCGGCGTATTGAAGTTGATCAAGCGGCGCTTCCGCAGGCGGGTCATGCCGGTGCGGCTGCCCGCGTGA
- a CDS encoding SDR family NAD(P)-dependent oxidoreductase, whose protein sequence is MKTCLITGATSGIGRAAAGDLGRRGWRLLLTGRNEPAGRRLLAEMRRAFPNASAEFFPADISELGAVRALAAWVSNRTDRLDGLINNAGARFDHYGQTTAGVERTFATNHLGHFLLTFLLADLVAAGVSGRIIMLGSVAHQRARPALGWNLGAAHYDGKVAYANAKLACILFARELARRLADPNVIACAVDPGIVATAFARNNGWLAWCKHRLYHRFKGNLISAAAGAAGVVHVATVEAARLKRGGYYCGDRLADGASATEDAALARELWEASERLSGIHGTGGEVEQAGVARPRRPAQV, encoded by the coding sequence ATGAAAACCTGTCTCATCACCGGGGCCACCTCGGGAATTGGCCGCGCCGCGGCTGGCGACCTGGGTCGGCGGGGCTGGCGGTTGCTGCTGACGGGCCGGAACGAACCGGCCGGCCGCCGGTTGCTCGCCGAAATGCGGCGAGCCTTTCCGAACGCGTCGGCCGAATTTTTTCCAGCCGATATTTCCGAGTTGGGGGCGGTGCGGGCTTTGGCGGCGTGGGTGAGCAACCGGACGGACCGGCTGGACGGGCTCATCAACAATGCCGGCGCCCGCTTTGATCATTACGGGCAAACCACAGCCGGCGTGGAACGGACGTTTGCCACCAACCACCTTGGGCATTTTCTGCTGACTTTCCTGCTGGCAGACCTTGTGGCGGCAGGCGTCAGCGGGAGAATTATTATGTTGGGCTCGGTGGCGCATCAGCGGGCGAGGCCGGCATTGGGCTGGAACCTTGGAGCGGCGCATTACGACGGGAAAGTGGCTTACGCAAATGCCAAGCTGGCATGCATTCTCTTCGCCAGGGAACTGGCCCGGCGGCTGGCGGACCCCAACGTCATCGCTTGCGCGGTGGATCCCGGAATCGTGGCGACCGCGTTTGCCCGCAACAACGGCTGGCTGGCGTGGTGCAAGCACCGACTGTATCACCGGTTCAAGGGCAATCTGATCTCCGCCGCCGCGGGCGCCGCGGGCGTTGTGCACGTGGCCACGGTCGAGGCCGCCCGACTGAAGCGGGGCGGCTATTACTGTGGAGACCGGCTGGCGGACGGTGCGTCGGCCACGGAAGATGCGGCCCTGGCGCGGGAGCTTTGGGAGGCGAGCGAACGGCTGAGCGGAATTCACGGGACCGGCGGTGAAGTTGAACAAGCCGGCGTGGCGCGGCCGCGACGTCCGGCCCAGGTTTGA
- a CDS encoding AMP-binding protein — protein MSPSLVQHFLESSARRLPEKVALVCAGRRYTYQELDVMANRVAHALRSLGVQRGDRVGLHLDNRLEAVVGIFGVLKAGGVFVFLNRATKRDKLIYILNNCRASTVITDDRSPVGQLFSEAEPPVPSLRGGLVCGPGARAGERLLNFAEVLQGASEAPPRCENIDLDLACLIYTSGTTGEPKGVMSDHANVVFAAQSIIQYLQNRESDVVINVLPLSFDYGLYQLLMVFCFGGTLVLERTFTYPAAVLKLMETEQVTGFPGVPTIFSILLNLDLAAFDLSRLRYLTNTAAALPPSHVTAIRQKFPHATLFSMYGLTETKRTLYLPPHELDARPGSVGIPIPGTEAWLEDESGRRLPPGNVGELVVRGRHVMRGYWEAPEATAARYRAGDMPGERVCLTGDLFRQDEAGFFYFVGRKDDIIKSRGEKVAPKEVENVLYGLDGIVEAAVVGVPDPILGEAVKAFVVARNGGLTEAQILAHCKQRLEDFMVPQSIEFREALPKTESGKIKKAGLK, from the coding sequence ATGAGTCCTTCCCTCGTTCAACATTTCCTGGAATCCAGTGCGCGGCGCCTGCCGGAGAAGGTGGCGCTCGTGTGCGCGGGCCGGCGTTACACCTACCAGGAACTCGACGTCATGGCGAATCGCGTGGCGCACGCGCTCCGCAGTCTGGGGGTGCAGCGCGGTGACCGCGTCGGCCTGCATCTGGACAACCGGCTGGAGGCGGTGGTTGGCATTTTTGGCGTGCTGAAAGCCGGCGGCGTGTTCGTCTTTCTGAATCGCGCCACCAAGCGGGACAAGCTCATCTACATCCTCAACAACTGCCGGGCGAGCACGGTCATCACCGATGACCGTTCGCCTGTGGGCCAGCTTTTCAGCGAAGCGGAACCGCCGGTTCCGTCCCTCCGCGGCGGCCTGGTTTGCGGTCCGGGAGCGCGGGCGGGGGAACGGCTGCTGAATTTTGCCGAGGTCTTGCAGGGCGCTTCCGAAGCACCGCCGCGTTGCGAGAACATCGATCTTGATCTCGCGTGTTTGATCTACACTTCGGGCACCACGGGCGAGCCCAAGGGCGTGATGAGCGACCACGCCAACGTGGTTTTCGCCGCGCAATCCATCATTCAATATCTCCAGAACCGCGAGAGCGACGTCGTCATCAACGTGCTGCCGCTTTCCTTCGATTACGGTTTGTATCAACTGCTCATGGTGTTTTGCTTCGGGGGCACGCTGGTGCTGGAACGAACCTTCACCTATCCGGCGGCGGTTCTGAAATTGATGGAGACCGAGCAGGTCACCGGCTTTCCGGGCGTGCCGACGATTTTTTCCATCCTGCTCAATCTGGATTTGGCGGCATTTGATTTGAGCCGGTTGCGCTACCTCACCAACACGGCGGCGGCCCTGCCGCCCAGCCATGTGACCGCCATTCGCCAGAAATTTCCGCACGCGACGTTGTTTTCGATGTATGGCCTGACGGAAACCAAGCGCACGCTCTACCTGCCGCCGCATGAACTGGACGCCCGGCCGGGGTCGGTGGGAATTCCCATTCCGGGAACCGAAGCCTGGCTCGAAGACGAATCAGGCCGGCGGCTGCCGCCCGGGAACGTGGGCGAACTGGTGGTGCGCGGACGGCATGTCATGCGCGGTTACTGGGAGGCGCCCGAGGCCACGGCGGCGCGGTATCGGGCCGGCGACATGCCCGGCGAGCGTGTCTGCCTGACGGGCGATTTGTTCCGGCAGGATGAGGCCGGGTTTTTCTACTTCGTGGGCCGCAAGGACGACATCATCAAGAGTCGCGGTGAGAAGGTGGCGCCGAAGGAAGTGGAAAACGTCCTTTACGGCCTGGACGGCATCGTGGAAGCGGCGGTCGTGGGCGTGCCCGATCCGATTCTTGGCGAGGCCGTCAAAGCCTTTGTGGTCGCGCGCAACGGTGGATTGACCGAGGCGCAAATCCTGGCGCATTGCAAACAGCGGCTGGAAGATTTCATGGTGCCGCAATCGATTGAATTCCGTGAGGCCCTGCCCAAAACCGAATCCGGCAAAATCAAAAAAGCCGGATTGAAATAA
- a CDS encoding sugar phosphate nucleotidyltransferase encodes MKVVLFCGGLGTRLRDYGENVPKPLVPIGYRPILWHVMKYYAHYGHKDFILCLGYRADLIKKYFLNYDECVSNDFTLSKGGKAVKLEHSDIEDWNITFVDTGLKTNIGGRLRLVKPYLDGEEMFLANYADGLTDHPLPKMIDDFRRTDCVGAFLSSHPPQTFHVVNVGKDHTVSGIEYVRKTGILINAGFYVFRKEIFDYMRPGEELVEEPFQRLIKQRKLASFRCDNFWVMDTFREQQELSDRVESGDAPWIVWNHKKPN; translated from the coding sequence ATGAAAGTGGTGCTATTCTGTGGCGGGTTGGGAACGCGATTGCGGGATTACGGAGAAAATGTCCCCAAGCCGCTGGTCCCCATCGGCTATCGTCCGATTCTGTGGCACGTGATGAAGTATTATGCGCATTACGGACACAAGGACTTCATCCTCTGCCTCGGCTACCGGGCCGACCTCATCAAGAAGTATTTCCTCAACTACGATGAATGTGTCTCCAATGACTTCACGCTTTCCAAGGGAGGCAAGGCGGTCAAACTGGAACACAGCGACATCGAGGACTGGAACATCACCTTCGTGGATACCGGATTGAAGACCAACATTGGCGGACGGCTGCGGCTGGTGAAGCCCTATCTCGACGGCGAGGAGATGTTTTTGGCGAATTATGCGGACGGCCTGACGGATCATCCGCTGCCGAAGATGATTGACGATTTTCGCCGGACGGATTGCGTGGGAGCCTTTCTCAGCTCGCATCCGCCGCAGACCTTTCACGTCGTCAATGTTGGCAAGGATCACACCGTGAGCGGCATTGAGTATGTCCGCAAGACGGGCATCCTCATCAATGCCGGGTTTTACGTCTTTAGAAAGGAAATCTTCGACTACATGCGTCCGGGTGAGGAACTGGTTGAAGAACCCTTCCAAAGACTGATCAAGCAACGCAAGCTGGCGAGTTTTCGCTGCGACAACTTCTGGGTCATGGACACCTTCCGCGAACAGCAGGAGCTGTCCGATCGCGTGGAGAGTGGCGATGCTCCTTGGATTGTCTGGAATCACAAGAAACCGAATTGA
- the rfbC gene encoding dTDP-4-dehydrorhamnose 3,5-epimerase, with amino-acid sequence MRFRETKLPGVFEVELDRMEDERGFFARSFCEREFAQHGLQSAFVQCNISYNRRRGTLRGMHYQRPPAAETKLVRCTRGALYDVAVDLRPDSPTWRQHVGVILSAEQRNALYIPAGFGHGFQTLEDDTEVFYQMGNFHSPEHAAGFRHDDPQLAIAWPLPVAVISEKDRAWPLLG; translated from the coding sequence ATGCGTTTTCGGGAAACCAAGCTGCCGGGGGTGTTCGAGGTCGAACTTGACCGGATGGAAGATGAGCGCGGTTTTTTTGCCCGTTCGTTCTGCGAGCGGGAATTTGCGCAGCACGGGCTTCAGTCGGCGTTTGTGCAATGCAACATTTCCTACAACCGCCGGCGGGGAACGCTGCGCGGCATGCATTACCAGCGGCCGCCGGCTGCCGAAACCAAGCTGGTGCGCTGCACCCGCGGCGCGCTGTATGACGTGGCGGTGGATTTGCGGCCGGATTCGCCCACCTGGCGCCAGCATGTGGGCGTGATTCTGTCGGCCGAACAGCGCAACGCGCTCTACATTCCGGCGGGTTTTGGTCACGGCTTTCAGACTCTGGAGGACGATACGGAAGTGTTTTATCAAATGGGAAATTTTCACAGTCCGGAGCACGCGGCCGGTTTTCGCCACGATGATCCGCAACTGGCCATTGCCTGGCCGCTGCCGGTGGCGGTCATTTCGGAAAAAGACCGGGCGTGGCCCTTGCTGGGCTGA
- a CDS encoding acyl carrier protein, whose amino-acid sequence MMTEKEALVWVAGLFEQSAEKLTPETPRDDIPMWDSLGVLTLMAEFDEKFGIVLTDADMRAMRQVGHILNVLRQHGKLQ is encoded by the coding sequence ATGATGACTGAAAAAGAGGCGCTGGTCTGGGTGGCAGGCTTGTTTGAGCAGTCCGCCGAAAAACTGACCCCGGAAACGCCGCGGGACGACATTCCGATGTGGGATTCCCTGGGCGTGTTGACGCTCATGGCCGAGTTCGACGAGAAATTTGGGATCGTGCTGACGGACGCCGACATGCGGGCCATGCGCCAGGTCGGGCACATCCTCAACGTGCTGCGCCAGCACGGCAAACTGCAGTAG
- a CDS encoding PIG-L deacetylase family protein, whose product MTTFELSAVKRVLCLGAHSDDIEIGCGGTLLKLIRANPDLEVRWVVFSGKAPRQRETRRSAAFFLQGVRRATVQTKPFKDGFFPEQWAAIKAEFERTKRGFDPDLVLTHYREDRHQDHRVLSDLAWNTFRDHLILEYEIPKYDGDLGQPNMYVTLEREVCDRKIAGLMQYFATQRNKHWFTPDTFNALLRLRGIECASPTGWAEAFHGRKIRF is encoded by the coding sequence ATGACCACCTTCGAACTCTCAGCGGTGAAAAGGGTGCTGTGTCTCGGCGCCCACTCGGATGACATTGAAATCGGCTGTGGCGGCACGCTGCTCAAGCTGATCCGCGCCAATCCTGATCTGGAGGTGCGCTGGGTGGTGTTCAGCGGGAAGGCGCCGCGCCAACGGGAAACCCGGCGCAGCGCGGCCTTTTTTTTGCAGGGCGTCCGCCGGGCGACCGTCCAGACCAAACCATTCAAGGATGGCTTTTTCCCCGAACAATGGGCCGCCATCAAGGCGGAGTTTGAACGCACGAAGCGTGGTTTCGATCCGGATTTGGTGCTGACGCATTACCGCGAGGACCGGCATCAGGATCATCGCGTGCTGTCCGACCTGGCCTGGAACACGTTCCGGGATCATCTCATTCTCGAGTATGAAATCCCGAAATACGACGGTGATCTGGGTCAGCCCAACATGTATGTGACGCTGGAACGCGAGGTGTGTGACCGGAAGATTGCGGGCCTCATGCAGTATTTCGCCACCCAGCGGAACAAACACTGGTTCACGCCGGACACCTTCAATGCGCTGTTGCGGTTGCGGGGCATCGAATGCGCGTCGCCGACGGGTTGGGCCGAGGCGTTTCATGGGCGAAAGATTCGCTTCTGA
- a CDS encoding ketoacyl-ACP synthase III yields the protein MPISTTQAARVRAIASCVPPRRFDNLTETTDFDPEEVQKVVRMAGVKTRHTASDRITSGDLCLTAARQVLQTLAWDPLSVDALILVTQSPDYFLPSTSCLVHRALGLSDRCAAFDVGLGCSGYPYGLWLAGMMLERPGCQRVLLLHGETPTRFSDHSDRSVALLFGDAGSATALEAGPRTGAERWWFSLHTDGQGWEDLIIPGGGFRERFPEDRKRCFVRMNGANVFNFTIRRVPALIEDTLQAASLSREQIDYFIFHQSNQFIMRHLMKKAGLPEAKVPMTIGAFGSAGGPSVPLTIAQGGLVRPADRDLTLLLLGYGVGLSWGSALITLPADAQLGHVVHLETGA from the coding sequence ATGCCCATTTCAACCACCCAAGCCGCGCGCGTGCGGGCGATTGCCTCCTGCGTGCCGCCGCGCCGGTTCGACAATCTGACCGAGACGACCGACTTCGATCCGGAGGAGGTCCAAAAGGTCGTGCGCATGGCCGGCGTGAAGACGCGGCACACGGCTTCAGACCGGATCACGAGCGGCGACTTGTGTCTCACCGCGGCGCGGCAGGTCCTGCAAACGCTCGCCTGGGATCCGCTGTCCGTGGATGCCCTCATCCTGGTCACGCAAAGCCCGGATTACTTCCTGCCTTCGACTTCCTGCCTGGTGCATCGGGCGTTGGGACTTTCCGACCGCTGCGCGGCCTTCGATGTCGGGCTCGGTTGTTCCGGCTACCCGTATGGGCTCTGGCTGGCGGGCATGATGCTGGAACGGCCGGGATGCCAGCGCGTCCTGCTGCTGCACGGAGAAACACCCACGCGCTTTTCGGATCACTCGGATCGTTCCGTGGCGCTGCTGTTCGGCGATGCGGGTTCGGCGACGGCTCTTGAGGCGGGGCCGCGCACGGGGGCGGAGCGCTGGTGGTTCAGCCTCCATACCGATGGGCAGGGCTGGGAGGATTTGATCATCCCGGGCGGCGGTTTTCGCGAGCGGTTTCCGGAGGATCGCAAGCGCTGTTTCGTGCGGATGAACGGGGCCAATGTGTTCAACTTCACCATCCGGCGCGTGCCGGCCCTGATTGAGGACACGTTGCAGGCCGCGTCGCTGAGCCGCGAGCAAATCGATTATTTCATCTTCCACCAGTCCAATCAGTTCATCATGCGGCACCTCATGAAGAAGGCCGGCCTGCCCGAGGCCAAGGTGCCCATGACCATAGGCGCATTTGGCAGCGCCGGCGGGCCTTCGGTGCCGTTGACCATCGCCCAAGGCGGCCTGGTCCGGCCGGCGGACCGGGATTTGACCTTGCTGCTGCTGGGCTACGGGGTGGGATTGTCTTGGGGTTCGGCCCTGATTACGCTCCCGGCCGATGCGCAGCTGGGGCATGTGGTTCATCTCGAAACGGGCGCGTGA
- a CDS encoding DUF4910 domain-containing protein: MKTETVNVGEALELFDPAKEGELIHATARELYPICRSITGQGVRQSLTILQRKVPLELREVPTGTQVLDWTVPKEWNIRAAWIKNARGEKVVDFARHNLHVLNYSVPVHQRMRLEELRPHLFSVPEHPAWIPYRTSYYQEAWGFCLSHQQLCALSDQEYEVFIDSSLAPGHLTYGELFLPGTTEEEVLFSCHSCHPSLANDNLSGMAVAAHLAVQLSRLPVRRYAYRFLWLPGTIGALTWLASNEKGLDRIKHGLVLSCLGDCGGFNYKKSRRGDAEIDRVVVQALRDGGGDFGTRDFVPYGYDERQYCSPGFNLPVGALTRTPNGEYPEYHTSADDLNLIAPLALGQSLGALLRCVFILESNQTFRNLFPKGEPQLGRRGLYASLGGMKNVPQLQMAMLWALNFSDGSHDLLRIAERSGLSFQVVHAAAALLGRHGLLAPVTPA; the protein is encoded by the coding sequence ATGAAAACGGAAACCGTCAACGTGGGGGAAGCGCTCGAACTTTTCGATCCGGCGAAGGAAGGGGAGTTGATTCATGCCACGGCGCGGGAGTTGTATCCCATCTGTCGCAGCATCACCGGTCAGGGCGTGCGTCAGAGTCTGACCATCTTGCAGCGCAAGGTTCCCCTCGAATTGCGGGAGGTGCCCACCGGAACCCAGGTGCTGGACTGGACGGTTCCGAAGGAATGGAACATCCGTGCGGCATGGATCAAGAATGCGCGCGGGGAGAAGGTGGTGGATTTTGCGCGACACAATCTGCATGTGCTCAACTACAGTGTGCCCGTGCATCAGCGGATGCGCCTGGAGGAACTGCGGCCGCACCTGTTTTCCGTGCCGGAACATCCCGCCTGGATTCCGTATCGCACCTCCTACTATCAGGAGGCGTGGGGCTTTTGTCTGTCACACCAGCAACTGTGCGCGCTCAGTGACCAGGAATACGAAGTTTTCATCGATTCAAGCCTGGCGCCGGGCCATTTGACCTACGGCGAACTGTTTCTTCCGGGGACCACGGAGGAGGAGGTGTTGTTCTCCTGTCACTCCTGTCATCCCTCGCTCGCCAATGACAATTTGTCGGGCATGGCCGTGGCGGCACACCTGGCGGTGCAATTGAGCCGGCTGCCGGTTCGCCGTTATGCCTACCGTTTCCTCTGGCTCCCCGGCACCATCGGCGCCCTCACGTGGCTCGCAAGCAACGAAAAAGGATTGGATCGGATCAAGCACGGTCTGGTGCTTTCGTGTCTGGGCGATTGCGGCGGGTTCAACTACAAGAAGAGCCGGCGCGGTGACGCAGAAATTGACCGGGTCGTGGTGCAGGCGTTGCGGGATGGCGGTGGCGACTTTGGCACGCGCGACTTCGTTCCTTACGGTTACGACGAGCGGCAGTATTGTTCGCCCGGCTTCAACCTGCCGGTGGGCGCACTGACGCGCACGCCCAACGGCGAGTATCCGGAGTATCATACCTCGGCGGACGACTTGAATTTGATTGCACCGCTGGCATTGGGGCAGTCCTTGGGCGCGCTTCTGCGTTGCGTCTTCATTTTGGAATCCAACCAAACGTTTCGGAACCTGTTTCCCAAAGGCGAACCGCAGCTCGGGCGCCGGGGGCTCTACGCCTCGCTGGGCGGCATGAAGAACGTGCCGCAGTTGCAAATGGCGATGCTCTGGGCGCTGAATTTCTCCGATGGCAGCCATGATCTGCTGCGGATTGCCGAACGATCCGGGCTCAGCTTTCAGGTTGTCCACGCCGCGGCGGCACTGCTGGGCCGGCACGGCCTGCTGGCGCCGGTCACGCCGGCTTGA
- a CDS encoding 3-hydroxyacyl-ACP dehydratase FabZ family protein — MRFILVDEILELVPGRRVRACKRIAPDEDYFADHFPGFPVVPGVLLTEMMGQAAAKCLLVEPGERGRPMLAQIKSASFRDWVRPGQTVTLLAEVRANRPQFATVACQAEVEGRPVAAAELLFSFVAADQFDPHYRDAVLDAYLAKQPCAGTPPPDNRAAAK, encoded by the coding sequence GTGAGATTCATCCTCGTTGACGAGATTCTGGAACTGGTGCCAGGCCGGCGGGTCCGCGCCTGCAAACGAATCGCCCCCGACGAGGATTACTTTGCCGATCATTTTCCGGGCTTTCCCGTGGTGCCCGGTGTTTTGTTGACGGAAATGATGGGTCAGGCGGCGGCCAAGTGCCTGCTGGTGGAGCCCGGCGAGCGCGGCCGGCCCATGCTGGCGCAAATCAAATCCGCCAGCTTCCGGGACTGGGTGCGGCCCGGACAGACCGTGACCCTGCTGGCCGAAGTTCGCGCCAATCGCCCCCAGTTCGCCACGGTGGCCTGTCAGGCCGAAGTGGAAGGCCGGCCGGTGGCGGCGGCGGAACTGCTCTTCAGCTTTGTGGCAGCGGACCAGTTCGACCCGCACTATCGCGACGCCGTGTTGGACGCCTACCTTGCAAAGCAACCTTGCGCCGGGACGCCGCCCCCGGATAATCGCGCCGCAGCAAAATGA
- a CDS encoding SDR family oxidoreductase, whose product MKILLTGADGYLGSLAAPLFQKCGHEVVGLDTGFYRERSLYHNGWELPRTLTKDIRRIEPADLAGFDAVVHMAELSNDPTSQLSPEITYEINHQGSVHLAQVARRAGVRRFVYMSSCSVYGVGTDEFVDEQSSVNPQTAYAVCKTKVEADVRQLANATFSPTFMRNATAYGASPRMRFDIVLNNLAGLAWTTKEIKMTSDGSPWRPLVHGLDIGGAIAAVLAAPTETIHNEVFNVGDTNHNYRVREIADIVGGIFPGCRVSFGPPSADNRSYRVSFAKIQKHLPGFKCEWDAVRGARQLCDLFQQIDLTRDVFEFRAFTRLKQLEYLIRTRQIDAHFFWAV is encoded by the coding sequence ATGAAAATACTCCTTACTGGTGCAGATGGTTATTTGGGCTCCCTCGCGGCGCCATTGTTTCAAAAATGCGGACATGAAGTGGTCGGGCTCGACACGGGCTTTTACCGGGAGCGCAGCCTGTATCACAATGGCTGGGAACTGCCGCGCACGTTGACGAAGGACATCCGCCGGATCGAACCGGCGGACCTGGCCGGCTTCGATGCGGTCGTCCACATGGCGGAACTTTCGAACGACCCCACCAGCCAGTTGTCGCCCGAAATCACCTACGAGATCAATCATCAGGGTTCGGTTCACCTGGCCCAAGTGGCACGGCGCGCCGGCGTCCGCCGGTTCGTTTACATGTCCTCGTGCAGCGTCTATGGCGTCGGCACCGACGAATTCGTGGACGAGCAATCCAGCGTGAACCCGCAAACGGCCTATGCCGTGTGCAAGACGAAGGTGGAGGCGGATGTTCGCCAGCTGGCGAACGCCACCTTTTCACCCACGTTCATGCGCAACGCCACGGCCTACGGCGCCTCGCCGCGCATGCGATTTGACATCGTCCTGAACAATCTGGCCGGTCTGGCCTGGACCACGAAGGAAATCAAGATGACGAGCGATGGCAGTCCGTGGCGCCCGCTCGTGCATGGTCTGGACATCGGCGGTGCCATTGCGGCGGTGTTGGCCGCGCCGACCGAGACCATCCACAACGAGGTGTTCAACGTCGGCGACACGAATCACAACTATCGGGTGCGCGAAATCGCGGACATCGTGGGCGGCATCTTCCCGGGCTGCCGCGTTTCCTTCGGTCCGCCCAGTGCGGACAACCGGAGCTACCGTGTTTCTTTCGCCAAGATTCAAAAACATTTGCCGGGCTTCAAATGCGAATGGGACGCCGTGCGGGGCGCCCGCCAGTTGTGTGATCTGTTCCAGCAGATTGACCTGACGCGTGATGTTTTTGAATTCCGTGCCTTCACGCGGTTGAAACAATTGGAATATCTGATTCGCACCCGCCAGATTGACGCGCACTTCTTCTGGGCGGTCTAG